Within Actinoplanes sp. L3-i22, the genomic segment CACCCGGTCGAGCGGATGTTCCGGGACGCCAAGATCTACACCATTTTCGAGGGGACCTCGGAGATTCAGCGCCTGGTCATCTCCCGCGCGATCTCCGGCATGCAGATCCGCTGACATGGACGCGCTTTTCATCGGTGCCACGATGCTGCGGCGCGGGCTGCTGAACCCCGGGAATCCGATCCGGATCGTGCGGCAGTTCGCGGCGCTCGGCCGGTGGGGATTCGGGCTCGCCGGCGAGCTGCGCCAGGCCGCGGCCCGCAGCCCGCGGCGGATCGCGGTCATCGACGATCAGCGCGAGGTCACGTACGCCGAATTGGTCGACCGCGCGGAACGGCTCGCCGCGAGCCTTCCGGCGGCGCCGGGGGAACGCGTCGGTCTGCTCTGCCGGAATTCGGCGCGCATGATCGAGGCATTGATCGGCGTGACCACCCTCGGCGCCGATCCGGTGCTGATCAACACCGGTCTCTCGCCGAGCCAGCTGGCCTCGGTCGCGAAGGACCAGGGCCTGCGCGCGCTGATCTTCGACGACGAGTTCGCGCCGCGGGTCGCCCTGGTCGAGGGCGTGGAGAAGATCGGCGAGGAGCGCTTCGAGGAGCTGATCACGGCCGCGCCGCGGGGATCGGGAACGGTCCCGCCGGAGCGCCCCGGGCGCACCATCGTGCTCACCTCCGGGACCACCGGGGTGCCGAAAGGGGCCCGCCGCCCGACGCCCGGCGGATTCCGCCCGCTCTGCTCGGTGATCGACCGGATTCCGTTGCGCGCGCAGGAACGCGTGCTGATCGCGGCGCCGCTCTTCCACACCTGGGGATTCGCCGGGCTGCAGATCGCGCTCGCCTTGCGCGCCACCGTGGTGCTGCGCCGCAAATTCGATCCGGCCGCGATCGTCGGCGATCTGATCCGGCATTCCTGCACCGGCATGATCGCCGTCCCGGTGATGGTCCAGCAATTCCTGGAATTGCCGGAGAGC encodes:
- a CDS encoding AMP-binding protein, producing MDALFIGATMLRRGLLNPGNPIRIVRQFAALGRWGFGLAGELRQAAARSPRRIAVIDDQREVTYAELVDRAERLAASLPAAPGERVGLLCRNSARMIEALIGVTTLGADPVLINTGLSPSQLASVAKDQGLRALIFDDEFAPRVALVEGVEKIGEERFEELITAAPRGSGTVPPERPGRTIVLTSGTTGVPKGARRPTPGGFRPLCSVIDRIPLRAQERVLIAAPLFHTWGFAGLQIALALRATVVLRRKFDPAAIVGDLIRHSCTGMIAVPVMVQQFLELPESTGKPPLRVVAVSGSALPGGLATRFMDRYGDVLYNLYGSTEASWASIATPADLRFAPNTAGKPPYGTKVAVLGDDGEPVPPGEVGRLFVGNEMLFEGYTNGASKTMHEGLLATGDLGHVDAAGRVYVDGREDDMIVSGGENVYPAEVEGLLADLPQVREVAVIGVPDDEYGQRLAAYLVLREAETLDPEAVREHVRHHRARFSVPRDVVFLAELPRNATGKVVTRDLPR